DNA from bacterium:
CCTTCCGCGTCCTCGTCGGGTGCCTGATCAGCCTGCGCACCAAGGACGAGGTCACCGGCCCCGCCACCGAGCGCCTGTTCAAATTGGCCGACACGCCGGAGGCCATGGCCGGGCTCGACCCCGGCCTCATCGCCCGGACCATCTACCCCGCCGGTTTTTACAACCGGAAGGGTGAGACCATCCGCGACGTGAGCCGGCGGATTTTGGAGGACCACGGCGGCCGCGTGCCCGACACCGTCGAGGAACTGGTGAAGCTCAAGGGCGTGGGGCGCAAGACCGCCAACCTCGTCGTTACCGTGGGCCACGGCAAGCCGGGCATCTGCGTGGACACCCACGTCCACCGCGTGGTGAACCGCTGGGGCTACGTGCGGACCAGGACCCCGGACCGGACGGAGCTGGCGCTGCGGGAGAAGCTCCCCCGGCGGTACTGGATCCCGCTGAACTCGATGCTGGTCGTCTTCGGTCGCAACCGCTGCAAACCCGTCTCCCCCCACTGCTCCGACTGCCCGGTGGCGGGGTGCTGCCCCCGGGTGGGGGTCGTCCGCTCGCGCTGATTATGGAAAAGGAACCGAAAAGCCACGGCCGGCTGATATTCGGCGCAATTCTGATCGTCGCCGCGGCGGCGGTTATCCTGGCCGACGTCTCCTGCCCGCAACCCCAGCCGGAGCCCGGCGGGAGCGGCGAGTACTACGTCGAGCGCGTGGTAGACGGCGACACCTTCGTCTGCGCCGGTATTGGCAAGGTCCGCCTCCTGGGGATAGA
Protein-coding regions in this window:
- a CDS encoding endonuclease III; the protein is MKPFDIGKVLARVAREVSGQKPLTVDREGRWQGPPPLDPDAYHPAPANVKKNAPFRVLVGCLISLRTKDEVTGPATERLFKLADTPEAMAGLDPGLIARTIYPAGFYNRKGETIRDVSRRILEDHGGRVPDTVEELVKLKGVGRKTANLVVTVGHGKPGICVDTHVHRVVNRWGYVRTRTPDRTELALREKLPRRYWIPLNSMLVVFGRNRCKPVSPHCSDCPVAGCCPRVGVVRSR